The region AATGGTAAGAGGAGCTATATTCTCATACTACCACGGATGATGCAAAAATGCATACCTGCACTACGTGTGATCAGTATGGCTTGTAGCTACTCGGGTGGCCACGTCTTGGAGTTTTCCCATAGCTTGTATTGCCCTGGTCTGGAGGACAAGAGAAAAAGGGACTGAGTTCTGTACAACAAGGAGgaccaaaaaataagcttctCCCATCCGCGCTTTCCCTCGGGGGCGCTTATCGCTTACTGTAGTCGTAGCCACCCCCATAGCCGTAATAACCAGCAGAGTAGTCATAGCCTCCATAGCCGCCATAGCCTCCATAGTTTTGCTGTCCGTAGCCTCCATAGTTCTGGTTGTAACCACCTTGGTTCCAGTAGTTGTTGTAACCACCTTGACTCCAATTTGGACCCTGacctggaaaaacaaaatggagccaTGGTTCCAACTCCTTTGGACACAAGCAAATGTGTCTTTCTTTTAAGAGAACTCACCTCCACGGCCCCCCCTGGCACGCGCACCACCGTATCCACGAACGCcgtactgctgctgctggtagACCTCTTTGGGTTGAGCGATTTTAATTTCGCACTACAACACAACGCACAACATTGGTAAATCAGAGGCAGAACTTAcacttgaaagaaaaatattagcTTACCTTGCTCCCACCAACAGTGTGGTACTTTTTCTCCATGACCTTTTTGACATGAGCCTCATCTTGATAGGTGATAAAGACAAAACCCCTCCTCTTCTCACTCTTTGGATCTTGTGGAAGCTCAATTGTCTCAATCTATTCAAGGCAAAAACAACGACTTAAAACAAATTTCAATTTATGTTATTCATGAGGCAGTACTAATCATACCTCTCCAAATGTTTTAAAGTAGTCCTCGATGACCTCCTTTGCCGTGTCTGGGTTAAGTCCCCCCACAAATATTTTCTTGACTGGATCCTTCTTCATGGCCATAGCCTTCTTGGGGTCAATCTGTCGCCCGTCCAGCCTGTGTTCCTTCTGTTCAAGAACCTAAAATAACAAATGAGCGTATGTTAGGTGAATCAAAGATgcaaaacagtcaaactgccTTGTGCTACCCCCCACCTTGTCTACGCTGGCTGCATCTTTGAAAAGGATGAAACCAAATCCTCGTGACCGTCCTGTCTGTTGGTCAATTTTGATGGTGCAGTCTGATACCTCGCCAAACTTGGAGAAGTAATCCTTGAGATCCTTCTTGGTTGTGTCCCAGCTAAGGCCACCAACAAACATTTTCCTGAATGCAAGAGGGGGCAAAAAATATGGGTCATTTGATGCATTCACCCCCATTGCGCTACATCCACGGTATGTGTGGCTAGGGGGGATGGTAAGGGCATCTGGGGGGTATCAATGTACATGCTGGACTAGAACACTCATTGACAGCGCATTCGGCATTCGATTTTAATTGGGTTTTCCTTAAAAAGATACAATCGCTCGGAGCTGTATGCGACTGCAGAAACATTTCGGAATAGATTAGGCTCACTCGTTAACTGACGCCCATCCCCCACTTGCACGGCACATGGCGCCAACAAAGGCCGGTTGAACAAAAGAAACACAGCAACGTACCGAAGTGCGGACAAACACTCAATTCGTATCAACATTAACACTTACCCTGCATCTTCTTCTCCTTTACTTGCGTCTATTTGACCACCCTCCGTGCCGCCGTTCTGGTTGTCGTCGTCGGGCCCTTCTGCACCGCAGGCGCCCTCCCCAGCCTGGCCGGCTCCATTAAAGTCATCGACTTCGTGGCCGTTTTCTGATGTTTCCATGTACTGCTGCTCGGTTTCTGCCATGTTGTTTTAATACACCTAGACACAAGGCAAAATCGTTGCGTTACTTCGAATGAGTTGCAACAATTTGGCGTTCGTCGTACTAGTAGCAGCAATTTGCTAATGCTTGCACGCATTACCCACCATTTTGACCGGCACGATTTGGTCAATTTGACAGCTAATCCAACTGCAATTTGCTCACGAAGCAAAATTATTACTCCGCGTGCCACATTTTTTTCAACACACATAGTCGAACATGTGTTTCATGAATGTAAAAAGCTACAATTGAGCATAAAATTAATATTAACAGTTACGTAATGGATAGGCCGCGGCAGCCGCATCGCAAGCCTAGCAAATACAGTATTTTCGCTTCATTACTAAATCCACAAAACTCGTAAAACGA is a window of Syngnathus typhle isolate RoL2023-S1 ecotype Sweden linkage group LG1, RoL_Styp_1.0, whole genome shotgun sequence DNA encoding:
- the hnrnpaba gene encoding heterogeneous nuclear ribonucleoprotein A/Ba is translated as MAETEQQYMETSENGHEVDDFNGAGQAGEGACGAEGPDDDNQNGGTEGGQIDASKGEEDAGKMFVGGLSWDTTKKDLKDYFSKFGEVSDCTIKIDQQTGRSRGFGFILFKDAASVDKVLEQKEHRLDGRQIDPKKAMAMKKDPVKKIFVGGLNPDTAKEVIEDYFKTFGEIETIELPQDPKSEKRRGFVFITYQDEAHVKKVMEKKYHTVGGSKCEIKIAQPKEVYQQQQYGVRGYGGARARGGRGGQGPNWSQGGYNNYWNQGGYNQNYGGYGQQNYGGYGGYGGYDYSAGYYGYGGGYDYNQGNTSYGKTPRRGHPSSYKPY